Part of the Cryptosporangium arvum DSM 44712 genome, TCGAGGAGGTCAACCGGTTCCTGGTCGAGAAGGGCATCGGCATCGGCATCCGCTACGACGTCGGCGACGGTCCGCCGTTGCTCGGACGGCGCTTGCGTGACGTCGAGCTGAAGCGTGGTCGGTTGTATTCGCTGCTGCACGGGGGGCGCGGGGTGCTGGTCGACCAGACCGGGCGGCTCTCGGTCGCCGGCTGGGCGGACCGGGTCGATCTCGTCGCCGACGTCAGCGAGGAGCTCGAGGCACCGGCCGTGCTCCTGCGTCCGGACGGGCACGTCGTCTGGCTCGGCGACGATCAGCCGGCGCTGGAATCGCACCTGTCCCGCTGGTTCGGGGCCAGCGTGTAGATGTAGGTGTCCTCGACCTGCCCGTCGGGGCGGCGCGCGGTCGTCAGCACGCGGTCGTACCCGTCGCCTTCGAACGCGTCCAGACGGTCCCAGAGGTCCCCGAGCACCGGCGAGCGGAACAGCAGACCGGGGACCTCGGGCCCGTTCGCGTCGAGGACGATGCCGGGGAAGCCCAGTGCGGCTCCCCAGCCGTCGGGTCGCAGGTGCCCGGTCACCGAGGCGGGTTCCCAGGTGCCCGGCACGTCCGCCAGCACGTGTGCGTTGGGCTCCCCCGGCGCCAGGGTTCCGTAGACGAACAGCGCGTGTGTCATCCCTCGATTGTGGCGGCGAACGTCGTGAGTTCGGCGAGGGCCTCGGCGGCGCTCGGGGCGTTCGCCGGGTCGACCAGCCACTGGAGCATGAGGCCGGTCAGCAGCGCGAGCGGCACCGAACCGCCGAGGCCGTCCCGGCCCTCCCGCTGGCCGGCCGCGAGGTGTTCACGCACCTCGGGTGAGCGCTGGGCCTGCACCGCGGCTTCGAGCTGGGCCACCCACAGCTGCCGGTGGGTGGTGAACGTGTCGATCAGGGCCTGCCAGCGCTCGGCCGGCGACTCGGCCGCGCCGCGCCGCGCGAGCTCGGCCGACAGCTCCTCCATCGCCTCGACCAGCGCCTGGGTGAGCAGCGCGTCCTTGCTTCCGAAGTGGTAGCCGATCGCGGCGTGGTTGACGTCCGCGGCCTGAGCGATGTCCCGGACGGTGGTGTGCGCCCAGCCGCGCTCGATCAGGCAGCGTTTCGCGCCCCGGAGCAGGTCCTCACGGTTTCCCATGACCTGACCATATGGTTTATCCAAATGGATTGACCATATGGATAAACTCCGGTCCATGACGAATTCGGTGTTGATCTCGGGGGCGAGCGTGGCCGGCCCCACCCTCGCCTGGTACCTGCGCCGGGCCGGTCACGAGGTGACCGTCGTCGAGCGCGCCCCGGCGTTACGCGACAGCGGATACGCGGTCGACTTCCGCGGGGCGGCGCTCGACGTCCTGGTCGAGCTGGGCGTCCTCGACGAGGTCCGTGCGCACGCCACCGGCGCGCGGGGCACCGTGCTCGTCGACGCGTCCGGCGCCGAGACCGCGCGCTGGGGCGCCGAGGCGCTCGGCGGCGACCTGGAGGTCCCCAAGCGCGAGCTGACCCGCATCCTGCACCGGGCCACGGCGGACGGGATCGAGTACCTCTTCGACGACTCGATCGTCGGGCTGACGTCCGGCACCGTCCACTTCGAACGGGCCCGGCCCCGCGGGTTCGACCTCGTGATCGGTGCGGACGGCGTCCACTCGAAGGTCCGGGAGCTCGTCTTCGGCTCCGGCCTGCGTCACCTCGGCCTGTCCGGCGCCGGGTTCAGCACCGACGACTTCCTCGGCCTCGACCGCACCGGCGTGCTGCAGCCCGGCGAGGGCACCGCGGTCTACCTGTTCGGCGCCGGCGACCGGCTCACGGTCAGCCTGTCGTTCGCGACCAACTCGCCCGCCCTGGACCGGCGGCCCCGCGCCGAGCAGGAACACGCCGTGCGCACCGTGTTCGCCGGGCACGGCTGGGTCGTTCCCCGCCTGCTCGACGCGATGAGCGCCGCGCCGGACTTCTACTTCGCCTCGAGCGGCCAGGTCGAGCTCGACCGCTGGCACCGCGGCCGGGTCGCCCTGGTCGGCGACGCGGGGTACTGCGCCGCACCCACCAGCGGGATGGGCACCTCGCAGGCCCTGATCGGGGCGCGCACCCTCGCGAAGCACCTGGCGGCGTCCGGCGATCCCGAAGCCGCCTTCCGCGCGTACGAACAGGAACTACGCCCCTACGTCGACGCCAATCAAGCCGCCGGCCGCGAGGCCGCCGCGTTGTTCGGCGCCGGATGAGACCGTCACTCCGCGGCGAGCAGCCCGGCGATCGGCCGGCGGCTGCTCCACCAGGCCGGCAGCAGCGTCGCGACGAGCATCAGCGCCAGCTCCCCGGCCGCGGTCACCGCGACCGCTCCGAACCCGGCGGCGGGCGCCGCACCGGCCGCCCACACCCCGGCGACGGTCACGACCCCGACCGCCACCGCCCCGACCAGCGCGGCCGTGACCACGTAGAGGACGGCCTCCCAGGCGGCGGCCCCGACCACGACCCCGGCCGTCCCGCCGCTCGCCTGCACCAGCGCGGCCTCCCGGTCCCGCGCACCCGACGCCATGACGACGGTCACCGCGGCGCCCAGCACCGACAACACCAGCGGCCCGCCGATCAGCAGCACCACCGCGGCGATCCCCACCGACCCCGACCGCGCGACCCCGTTCGCCGCGTACAGGCTGCCGGGCAGCGCGACCGCCACGACCAGCGGACTCATCGTCGCCGAGCTGCGCCCGACGCGGTGCAGCGCACCGGCCCGGGCCAGGAACCAGGACGACGAGGCGGTCGCGGGGACGACGCTCGTCCAGGCCCGCATCACGGCCGGGTAGAGCACCGGCCCGAGGCACGCCGACAGGCTCGCGACCAGCAGGCCGGTGAGCAGCAGCGGCGGCTCGAGGTTCTCGGCCGGGCGGCCGGGCAGGCTCCGGACGATCGTTCCGGCCAGCGCGGCCAGGAGCGCGGCCGCGACCCAGCGCACGACGCCCATCCTGGTCGTCGGCGGGTCGGGGTCACGCAGCACGGCCAGCCCATTGACCCGGGCGGCGCGCCGCGCGCTGCCGCCCCCGGCGAACAGCACCACGACCGCCACGAACACCACCACGCTGACGTAACCGCGCGGGCCGAACACGACGTCGACGGAACCGAGCCCCTCGCTGTCGGCCACGACGCGTGCGAACAGCGGTCGGACCACCGGGAGCGCGACGAGCGTGCCGGCCACCGCCCCGATCAGGGCCACCACGACCAGCTGCGTGGACACCACGAGCCGCACGGTGGACGGTCCGATGCCGGTCAGCTGCCACAGTGCGTAATCGCGCTGCTGGAGCACGACGGTCAGGCCGGCCGCCGAGCTCAGCACCACGACCGCCGCGACCGTCGTCGTGACGACCATCAGGCCGCCGATCGCGTACAGCGCGAGGCCGGCGTTCCCCCCGGCGCGCGCGGCGGTCTCGAGCGCGGTCGCCGCGACGTCGAGCACCGCCGCCGTGGCCGCCGCGACCACCGTCACCCCGAGCCAGATCCGCGCTTTCGCCCGGAGCTCGTTCACCACGAGCCGCAGCATCAGACGGCTTCGCTCGCCGCGCCGACCGCGGCGAGCACCTCGGCCGGCCCGGGGTGGTGGAGCTCCGCGTGCAGGCGGCCGTCGCGCAGGACGAGGACGCGGTCGCCGCGGGCGGCGGCCTCCAGGTCGTGCGTCACCATGACGACCGCGCGGTCGCCGGTCGCCGCCTCGCGGAGCAGCCGGAGCACCGCGTCGCCCTTCGCGGTGTCGAGCGCGCCGGTCGGTTCGTCGGCGAACACCAGGTCGGGCCGCATCGCGAGCACCCGCGCGATGGCCACCCGCTGCTGCTGACCCCCGGAGAGCTGCGCGGGCTTGTACCGGACCCGGTCGCTCAACCCGACCCGCTCGATCGCCGCGGCGATGTCGTCGGAGCTGATCGGGCGCCGGGCCAGCCGTGCCGGCAGCGCGACGTTGTCCCGGACCGTGAGCGAGGTGATCAGGTTGTAGGACTGGAACACGAACCCCACGTGGTCGCGCCGGAACGCGGCGAGCGCGCGCCGGCTCAGCCCGGCCAGCGGGGTGCCGAGGATCGAGACGTCCCCCGACGTGACCGCCTCGAGGCCGGCGAGGCAGTACAGCAGCGTCGACTTGCCCGAGCCGCTCGGCCCGACGATCGCGACGAGTTCGCCGGGTTCGACGTGCAGCGAGATCCCCCGCAGGACGGGCTCGGCGGCGCCGAAGCTCTTGGTGACCTCGCGCGCCTCGAGAACGCTCATCAGTCGGTCAGCAGCAGCGTGTAGACGGATCGGATCAGGCCGTCGCGCACCAGCGCGATGTCGACCCCGCGCACGACCGGCGGCTGCCCCGCCGGACCGAAGTTCCAGGTCAGGTAGCCCAGGTCGTGGTTGACGTAGACCGCGCCGGCCGGGGTGAAGACGAAGCCGGGCGCGCGATCGAGAATGTTCTGCGCCTTGGCGTCGAGGGCGTCGTGGCCGACGACGATCTCGTCCGGATCGGAGAACTGGACGTCGGGCGCGTAGGTCCGGCGGATCGCCGCCCGGCGGCGCTCGCCGTCGCGCTCGTTGAAGACCTCCAGGAGGTTGGCGCTCATGAGTTCCTCGATCGTCGCCACGGCGGGCACCTTTCGCTAGTTTCAAGAAGTGGAGGGACGTCTCAATCCGCTGGAGCTGCGGGCCTGGCGCGGTCTGATCGAGACCACCGCGCTGCTGCGGTACCGCTCCGACCGGCTGCTGATGGAGGATTCCGGGCTGTCGGGCAGCGACTACCCGATCCTGGTGACACTGCACGAGCGCGGCGACGAGCCGGTGCGGTCGGTGGAGCTCGCCGGGCTGATCGGCTGGGAGCAGAGCCGGCTCTCGCATCAGCTGGCGCGGATGGAGCGTCGCGGCCTGATCCGCCGGCAGACCCACCGCGCCGACAGCCGCGGTTCAGAGGTGCATCTGACCGCCGAGGGACGCACCGTTTTCCTGGCGGCCGCGGCGGCGCACTCGCGGGCCGTCCGGACCCTCTTCGCCGACGTGCTGGACGACCGTCAGCTGGAGGCGCTCGCCGACGCGATGGAGACCGTGCGCAGGCACCTGGAGAACTGAAGCCACGTCCGCGAACTTACATGACGCGTCATGCAAGTCAAGGGCCGAGCATCGCCCGGGCCAACCGGTCCAGCGCCGCGGTGATCGCGGCCCGGTCCTCGCCGCGATCCCGCTGGTGCTGGTAGAGCTCGGGAGCCAGCGGCGCCAGCAGGACGTCGACGAGCGCGTCCGGCCCGGGCGTGCCCGCCGCGACGAGCAGCGAGCGCACGTGCGCGCTCCAGAACCCGTAGGCGCCGGTGCGGAACCGCGCGGCCCCGGTCTCGCCGCCGAGCGCGAGCGGCAGGTGCTCGTCGAGCAGCTCGACCATGGCGGCGTAGAAGGCGGCCAGCCGCTCGGCCGGTGACGCGCCCGGCCCCAGCGGCGGCTCCCCCCGGATGAGCCGCTCCTGGAGCTCGCGTTCGTGCTCGTCGAGGAGGGCGAGGGCCACCTCGGCGGGGTCACGGTAGCGGCGGTAGAGCGTGGCCCGGCCGATGCCGGCGGCACGGGCGAGATCTTCCATCGTGACCGCACGCGGGTCCTTCTCGCGGAACAGGCGCCGGGCCGCGTCGAGAACGCGGGCCCGGTTGCGGGCCGCGTCAGCACGCTCCATGCCGCCACTGTAACGACCCGGGGAATAAGTGGACGGGCGTCTCACTTAATCGGAGACACGCATCCGCTCAGAGCATCGGGAGTTCGACGTGGAACTGGCATCAGCGCTGTTCATCGGCTGTCTGCTGGCCGTGCAGGCATCCGCGAACCTGCAACTCACCCGGGGCCTCGGGACGCCATACGGCGCGGCGGCCGTACAGCTCGGCCTGGCGACGCTCGTGCTGCTCGTCGCCGCCGTCGCGACCGGTTCGCTCCCGGCAGCGGGTCCGGTGACCTGGTGGCATCTGCTCGGAGGCCTGGCCAGCCCGCTCTACATCACCAGCGGGATCCTGCTGTTCCCCCGACTCGGCGCGCTGACATCGGTGGCGCTGTTCGTCACCGGGCAGATGTTCGCGTCGCTGGCGCTGGATCTGGCCGGGCTGCTCGGCGTGTCCCGGCGTCCGCTCACGGGGGCGGTGGCGGTGGGTTCGGTCGCCGTGCTCGCCGGCATCACCGCGATCGTCCGCGCCCAGCGTCCCGCGCCGGCGTCCGCCGGGCCTGTGCCGGGCCCGGCGGCGGGGCGGATCGGATGGCTGGGGCTGGGGCTGGTCGCCGGCGCGGTGCTGCCGATCCAGGGTGCGGTCAACGCGCGGCTGCGTGCCGATCTGCACGAGCCGCTCGCCGTCGCGCTGGTCAGCTTCGTCATCGCGACGATCGCGATCCTGGTCGTCGTGGTCGCGACCCGCACCCGGTTCCGGCCGGACCTCGGTGTGGTCCCCTGGTGGGGCTGGCTCGGGTGCCTCTGCGCCGCGACCTACGTCACCGGCACGTTCCTGCTGCTCCCGACGCTCGGCGCGGCCACGACGATCGCGCTGACCGTCACCGGCCAGCAGCTGGCCTCGGCCCTCATCGACCACGTCGGCGGGTTCCGCCTGGCCCGCCGCCCGCTGACCGCCGCCCGCTCCGGCGGCCTGGCCCTGCTGCTCCTCGGCTGTCTCCTGGTGCAGCTGGGATAGCCACGGCCCCGGTGCCGTGGCCCCCGGCTAGTTCGTACTCAGGCCGCGATCGCTGCCCTTCTTGATCTTGCGGTCGTCACGGAGCTCGAGGAACGGCTCGTCCGTCGGGTCGTGGCCCGCGGCGATCGCCCGGCCGCGCTCCAGTTCGGCGTCGAGCTCGGCGCCGAGCAGGATCGCGATGTTGCTGATCCACATCCAGACCAGGAACGCGATGACGCCGGCCAGCGTGCCGTACGTCTTGTTGTAGCTGGCGAAGTTGGCCAGGTAGAGCGCGAACGCGATCGACGCGACGATCCAGAGCAGCACCGCGAAGATGCCGCCGGGGCTCACCCAGCGGAACCCACCGGTCTTCGCGTTCGGCGACGCCCAGTACAGGATCGCGAACATCAGGCTGATCAGGACGATGAGCACCGGCCACTTCACGATGCTCCAGGTGGTGACCGCGGCATCGCCGAGCCCGATCACGTCCCCCACCACGCGGGCGAGGTCACCGGTGAAGATCACGATCGCCGCGGACACGACGAGCATCAGACCGACGACCGCGGTGACCCCGACTCGGATCGGCAGCGTCTTCCAGATCGGACGCCCCTCGGGGACGTCGTACACCGCGTTCGAGGCCCGCATGAACGCCGCCACGTACCCCGACGCCGACCAGAACGCGGCCACCAGACCGACGATCGCCGCGATCCCCGCCCCACCGGAACTGTTCACCTGGGTCAGCACGGTGTCGACGAGTTCCTGCAGCTGCTTGTTCGGCGCGAGCTCGTTGACGGCGTTCGTCACGGTCTCCTTGCCGTCGCTGCCCAGCAGGCCGAGCAGCGAGACGATGACGATCGCCCCCGGGAAGATCGACAGGACGCCGTAGTAGGTCAGCGCGGCGGCCCAGTCGGACAGGTTGTCGCTCGAGAACTGGGTGAACGTGCGCTTGAGCGCCGCGAACAGCCCCTTGCCCTTCAGCTCGATGGGGCTGTCGGGGCCGGCGTCGGGCGGCACGGTCGACAGGTCGTTCGGCGCGTCGTCGCCGGTGCGGGTGCTTGCGGCCGCGTCGAGGTCGTAGTCGTCGGATCTTTCCGCGGATCTCTCCGCGCTGTCCTGCCGACGCTTTCCGAACATGGTTTTCCTCCGAGCTGTCGCACGCTTCTCTGGCGGCGATACCCGGCAAACCAGCTGATGAACGTGCCACTTGCCGGTCACCGTCCATTGGGGTCGCGCCCGGACGGGTTCCGGCGGGTCATAAGCCGCGGTTATGAGGTCAACAGCAGATGCCACCTACCGGGGCGACGCGGCCGGGGTGAGGCTGGTGAGCTGACGAACGCCTCTCCGGGGTTCGGCGCCGCCCCGCGCGGTGTGGCAGAGGAGGACAGCCGAGTGAGCAAGCAGGTCCAGCGGTTGGACCGTGTGGTGATCCGGTTTGCCGGTGATTCCGGTGATGGGATGCAGTTGACCGGTGATCGGTTCACGTCGGAGACCGCGTCGTTCGGGAATGATTTGTCGACGTTGCCGAATTTCCCGGCGGAGATCCGGGCGCCGCAGGGCACGTTGCCGGGGGTTTCGTCGTTTCAGGTGCATTTCGCCGATCACGACATCATGACGCCGGGGGATCGCCCGGATGTGCTGGTGGCGATGAACCCGGCGGCGTTGAAGGCGAACCTGGGGGATCTGCCGCGGGGCGCGACGGTCATCGTGGACACCCATGACTTCACCAAGCGGGCGTTGGCGAAGGTGGGGTATGGGGCGTCGCCGTTGGAGGACGGGTCGCTGGAGGCCTATCACGTGCATTCGCTCGGGTTGACCGAGTTGACGTTGCAGGCGGTGGACGGGCTCGGGCTCTCGCGTAAAGACGCCGGGCGGGCGAAGAACATGTTCGCGCTGGGGTTGGTGTCGTGGTTGTATTCGCGGCCGATCGAGGCGACGGTGGGGTTCCTGGAGAAGAAGTTCGCCACCAAGCCGCAGGTGGCGGCGGCGAACGTGGCGGCGTTGAAGGCGGGCTGGAACTACGGGGAGACCACGGAGGATTTCTCGGTCACCTATGAGGTGAAACCGGCGCCGATGCCCTCGGGTACTTACCGCAACATTTCCGGGAACCTGGCGTTGGCCTACGGGCTGCTGGCCGCCGGGCAGCGCGCCGGTCTGCCGTTGTTCCTGGGCGCGTATCCGATCACGCCGGCCTCGGACGTGCTGCACGAGTTGTCGAAGCACAAACGGTTCGGGGTGCGGGCGTTCCAGGCCGAGGACGAGATCGCCGCGATCGGCGCCGCCCTCGGCGCGTCCTTCGGCGGCGCGCTGGGCATCACGACCTCCTCGGGGCCGGGGATCGCGTTGAAGTCCGAGACCATCGGGTTGGCGGTGTCGCTGGAACTGCCGCTGGTGGTGGTCGACATTCAACGCGGTGGCCCGTCGACCGGGTTGCCGACCAAGACCGAGCAGTCGGATCTGTTGCAGGCCATGTTCGGGCGCAACGGCGAAGCCCCGGTACCGATCGTGGCGCCGCGCTCCCCGAACGATTGTTTCGACGCCGCGATCGAAGCGGCGCGCATCGCGGTCACCTACCGCACCCCGGTGTTCCTGCTCTCCGACGGGTATCTGGCCAACGGCTCCGAGCCGTGGCAGGTCCCGGCCGTGGACACCCTGCCGGATCTGCGGACCGAGTTCGCGTCGGAGAAAAACCATGGGGAGGAGTTCTGGCCGTATCTGCGGGACCCCGACACCCTGGCCCGGCCGTGGGCCATCCCCGGTACTCCCGGCCTGGAACACCGCATCGGCGGCATCGAGAAAGCCGACGGGTCGGGCAACATCTCCTACGACCCGGCCAACCACGACCTGATGGTGCGCACCCGCCAAGCCAAAATCGACGGCATCGCCCGGTCCATCCCCGCGTTGGAGGTCGACGACCCCTCCGGCGACGCCGACGTGCTGGTGCTGGGCTGGGGCTCCACCTACGGCCCCATCGGCGCCGCCGCCCGCCGGGTGCGCCGCGCCGGAATGAAAATCGCCCAGGCGCACCTGCGGCACCTCAACCCGTTCCCGGACAACCTCGGCGAGGTCCTCCACCGCTACCAGCGTGTGGTCGTGCCCGAGATGAACCTCGGCCAACTCGCCCTGCTCCTCCGCGCGAAATACCTGGTCGACGTCGTCTCCTACAACCAGGTCCGCGGCCTACCCTTCCGCGCCGAAGAACTCGAAGAAGTCCTCACCAACGTCATCACGCAGGCCGCCGGCACCACCGACACGGCCGATGAGATTGGGATCACCCGATGACCGAGCCGCAGCTTCCCTCCGAGCCGCAGCTTCCCTCCGAGCGGCAGGTGGACGAAGGCCGTGCCCCCGAGGCGCTGCAGTCCCCCGACCGCCGCAGCCCCGTCGCCGACTCCGCCGGCAGCCCCGCTGCTTCGAGCCCCGCCGCCGTGGGTGGCCCCGCTGCGCGGGGTGCCGCGGGCGGTGGCGCCGGGCGCGCCAAGGCCGGCACGGTGGCGCTGGACTTCCCGAGCATGCGGCTGGTGCCCAAGACCGACACCCCGCAGAAAGCCGGCGACTTCAAAACCGACCAAGAAGTCCGCTGGTGCCCCGGCTGCGGCGACTACGCCATCCTCGCCGCCGTCCAATCCTTCATGCCCCAACTCGGACTCAAACGCGAAAACATCGTGTTCGTCTCCGGAATCGGCTGCTCCAGCCGCTTCCCCTACTACATGAACACCTACGGGATGCACTCCATCCACGGACGCGCCCCCGCCATCGCCACCGGCCTGTCCACCAGCCGCCCCGACCTCTCCGTCTGGGTCGTCACCGGCGACGGCGACGCCCTCTCCATCGGCGGCAACCACCTCATCCACGCCCTGCGCCGCAACGTCAACCTCAAAATCCTGCTGTTCAACAACCGCATCTACGGGCTGACCAAAGGCCAGTACTCCCCCACCTCCGAAGTCGGCAAAATCACCAAATCCACCCCCATGGGATCCCTGGACCACCCCTTCAACCCCGTGTCCCTGGCCCTCGGCGCCGAAGCATCATTCGTCGGCCGGGCCATCGACTCCGACCGCAAACAACTCACCAGCGTGCTGCACGCCGCCGCCCAGCACGAAGGCTCCGCCCTGGTCGAGATCTACCAGAACTGCAACATCTTCAACGACGGCGCCTTCGAACTCCTCAAAGACAACGCCACCAAAGACGACTGGACCATCCGCCTCGAACACGGCCAGCCGCTGCGCTTCGGCAAAGACAACGAGAAAGGCGTCCTCCGCGGGACCTTCGAAATCGTCGACGTCAACGACGACAACGAGAAAGACCTCGTCGTCCACGACGCCCACGGCGAGAACCCCGCCTACGCCTTCGCGCTCTCCCGCATCCCGCGCTACACCCCGGTCGGGATCTTCCGCTCGGTCGAACGTCCCACTTACGACACGGAGATGGCGGCCCAGCTCGACACCGCCCGAGCCCGCGGCGGCGCCGACCTCCAGCAGTTGCTCCACGGCAACGACACCTGGACGGTTGGCTAGACCCCATGCTGTCCCCGCGGCTCGCCGCCCTCGTCGACGCCCTGCCGCTGCGCCCGGACTCGCGCGTCCTCGAGATCGGCTGCGGGCCGGGCGCGGCGGCGCGTGCGGTCGCGGCCCGGCTGACCACGGGCCGGATCGTGGCCATCGACCGCTCGGCGGCCGCGATCCGCCAGGCCGAATCGGCCGGTGCCGAGGAGATCGCCGCCGGCCGCCTCCGCGTCCGCCGGATCGCGGCCGAGGCCTTCGTGCTCGACCCCGGTGAACCCCCGTTCGACCTGGTTTTCGCCGTCCGGGTCGGCGCTCTGGACGGCCGCCTCCCGGAGCTCGGCGCGCAGGTCCTCCGCCGCTTGGCCGAGTGCACCACTCCGGACGCCCGGCTCTACGTCGACGGTCACCACCACCCGATCCCCCGGGCTTGACAGGCACGCCGCCTGGCGCGAAGGTAAACCATATGGTTCACCGTCAGTTCGCGGCTCTGGGCGACCCGACCCGTCTGGCCATCGTCGAACGGCTCGTTCGCGGGCCGTCGACGGCCGGCGATCTCGCGGCGCCGACGTCGATGTCGCTGCCCGCCGTCCTCAAGCACGTCCGCGTGCTCGAAGAGGCCGGTCTGGTGACGACGGTCAAACGGGGCCGCGTCCGCGAATGCCGGTTGCGTGACGACGCGCTCGTCGCCGTGGCCGAGTGGACCGCACGGCAGCAGGCGCTCTGGTCGACCCGGCTGGACGCTCTCGGCACTCTCCTGGAGGAATCGTGACCACCGCTCCGCTCCTGTCGTTCGACCTCGACCGCACCTACCCCGCGCCACCCGAGCGGGTCTGGGCCGCCTGGACCACCGCCGACCAGCTGGAGCGCTGGGTCCTGCCGGA contains:
- a CDS encoding gamma-glutamylcyclotransferase family protein, encoding MTHALFVYGTLAPGEPNAHVLADVPGTWEPASVTGHLRPDGWGAALGFPGIVLDANGPEVPGLLFRSPVLGDLWDRLDAFEGDGYDRVLTTARRPDGQVEDTYIYTLAPNQRDRCDSSAG
- a CDS encoding TetR/AcrR family transcriptional regulator encodes the protein MGNREDLLRGAKRCLIERGWAHTTVRDIAQAADVNHAAIGYHFGSKDALLTQALVEAMEELSAELARRGAAESPAERWQALIDTFTTHRQLWVAQLEAAVQAQRSPEVREHLAAGQREGRDGLGGSVPLALLTGLMLQWLVDPANAPSAAEALAELTTFAATIEG
- a CDS encoding FAD-dependent monooxygenase; this encodes MTNSVLISGASVAGPTLAWYLRRAGHEVTVVERAPALRDSGYAVDFRGAALDVLVELGVLDEVRAHATGARGTVLVDASGAETARWGAEALGGDLEVPKRELTRILHRATADGIEYLFDDSIVGLTSGTVHFERARPRGFDLVIGADGVHSKVRELVFGSGLRHLGLSGAGFSTDDFLGLDRTGVLQPGEGTAVYLFGAGDRLTVSLSFATNSPALDRRPRAEQEHAVRTVFAGHGWVVPRLLDAMSAAPDFYFASSGQVELDRWHRGRVALVGDAGYCAAPTSGMGTSQALIGARTLAKHLAASGDPEAAFRAYEQELRPYVDANQAAGREAAALFGAG
- a CDS encoding FtsX-like permease family protein, with the protein product MLRLVVNELRAKARIWLGVTVVAAATAAVLDVAATALETAARAGGNAGLALYAIGGLMVVTTTVAAVVVLSSAAGLTVVLQQRDYALWQLTGIGPSTVRLVVSTQLVVVALIGAVAGTLVALPVVRPLFARVVADSEGLGSVDVVFGPRGYVSVVVFVAVVVLFAGGGSARRAARVNGLAVLRDPDPPTTRMGVVRWVAAALLAALAGTIVRSLPGRPAENLEPPLLLTGLLVASLSACLGPVLYPAVMRAWTSVVPATASSSWFLARAGALHRVGRSSATMSPLVVAVALPGSLYAANGVARSGSVGIAAVVLLIGGPLVLSVLGAAVTVVMASGARDREAALVQASGGTAGVVVGAAAWEAVLYVVTAALVGAVAVGVVTVAGVWAAGAAPAAGFGAVAVTAAGELALMLVATLLPAWWSSRRPIAGLLAAE
- a CDS encoding ABC transporter ATP-binding protein, whose product is MSVLEAREVTKSFGAAEPVLRGISLHVEPGELVAIVGPSGSGKSTLLYCLAGLEAVTSGDVSILGTPLAGLSRRALAAFRRDHVGFVFQSYNLITSLTVRDNVALPARLARRPISSDDIAAAIERVGLSDRVRYKPAQLSGGQQQRVAIARVLAMRPDLVFADEPTGALDTAKGDAVLRLLREAATGDRAVVMVTHDLEAAARGDRVLVLRDGRLHAELHHPGPAEVLAAVGAASEAV
- a CDS encoding nuclear transport factor 2 family protein translates to MATIEELMSANLLEVFNERDGERRRAAIRRTYAPDVQFSDPDEIVVGHDALDAKAQNILDRAPGFVFTPAGAVYVNHDLGYLTWNFGPAGQPPVVRGVDIALVRDGLIRSVYTLLLTD
- a CDS encoding MarR family winged helix-turn-helix transcriptional regulator; translation: MEGRLNPLELRAWRGLIETTALLRYRSDRLLMEDSGLSGSDYPILVTLHERGDEPVRSVELAGLIGWEQSRLSHQLARMERRGLIRRQTHRADSRGSEVHLTAEGRTVFLAAAAAHSRAVRTLFADVLDDRQLEALADAMETVRRHLEN
- a CDS encoding TetR/AcrR family transcriptional regulator, with the translated sequence MERADAARNRARVLDAARRLFREKDPRAVTMEDLARAAGIGRATLYRRYRDPAEVALALLDEHERELQERLIRGEPPLGPGASPAERLAAFYAAMVELLDEHLPLALGGETGAARFRTGAYGFWSAHVRSLLVAAGTPGPDALVDVLLAPLAPELYQHQRDRGEDRAAITAALDRLARAMLGP
- a CDS encoding DMT family transporter; protein product: MELASALFIGCLLAVQASANLQLTRGLGTPYGAAAVQLGLATLVLLVAAVATGSLPAAGPVTWWHLLGGLASPLYITSGILLFPRLGALTSVALFVTGQMFASLALDLAGLLGVSRRPLTGAVAVGSVAVLAGITAIVRAQRPAPASAGPVPGPAAGRIGWLGLGLVAGAVLPIQGAVNARLRADLHEPLAVALVSFVIATIAILVVVVATRTRFRPDLGVVPWWGWLGCLCAATYVTGTFLLLPTLGAATTIALTVTGQQLASALIDHVGGFRLARRPLTAARSGGLALLLLGCLLVQLG
- a CDS encoding YihY/virulence factor BrkB family protein, with protein sequence MFGKRRQDSAERSAERSDDYDLDAAASTRTGDDAPNDLSTVPPDAGPDSPIELKGKGLFAALKRTFTQFSSDNLSDWAAALTYYGVLSIFPGAIVIVSLLGLLGSDGKETVTNAVNELAPNKQLQELVDTVLTQVNSSGGAGIAAIVGLVAAFWSASGYVAAFMRASNAVYDVPEGRPIWKTLPIRVGVTAVVGLMLVVSAAIVIFTGDLARVVGDVIGLGDAAVTTWSIVKWPVLIVLISLMFAILYWASPNAKTGGFRWVSPGGIFAVLLWIVASIAFALYLANFASYNKTYGTLAGVIAFLVWMWISNIAILLGAELDAELERGRAIAAGHDPTDEPFLELRDDRKIKKGSDRGLSTN
- a CDS encoding 2-oxoacid:acceptor oxidoreductase subunit alpha is translated as MAEEDSRVSKQVQRLDRVVIRFAGDSGDGMQLTGDRFTSETASFGNDLSTLPNFPAEIRAPQGTLPGVSSFQVHFADHDIMTPGDRPDVLVAMNPAALKANLGDLPRGATVIVDTHDFTKRALAKVGYGASPLEDGSLEAYHVHSLGLTELTLQAVDGLGLSRKDAGRAKNMFALGLVSWLYSRPIEATVGFLEKKFATKPQVAAANVAALKAGWNYGETTEDFSVTYEVKPAPMPSGTYRNISGNLALAYGLLAAGQRAGLPLFLGAYPITPASDVLHELSKHKRFGVRAFQAEDEIAAIGAALGASFGGALGITTSSGPGIALKSETIGLAVSLELPLVVVDIQRGGPSTGLPTKTEQSDLLQAMFGRNGEAPVPIVAPRSPNDCFDAAIEAARIAVTYRTPVFLLSDGYLANGSEPWQVPAVDTLPDLRTEFASEKNHGEEFWPYLRDPDTLARPWAIPGTPGLEHRIGGIEKADGSGNISYDPANHDLMVRTRQAKIDGIARSIPALEVDDPSGDADVLVLGWGSTYGPIGAAARRVRRAGMKIAQAHLRHLNPFPDNLGEVLHRYQRVVVPEMNLGQLALLLRAKYLVDVVSYNQVRGLPFRAEELEEVLTNVITQAAGTTDTADEIGITR